In Corallococcus caeni, the DNA window TCTCCACCGCCGCGCCCAGCAGGTTGAAGCCCCACGTCGTGTACAGGTAGCGCGTGCCCGGCTCCGACATGAGCGGCCGGTCCGCGAACATCGCGATGGCCTCCTTCGTCGTCACCGGCTTCGTGTTGTTGCCGGCGCTCGGGCTGTCGTAGGTGGGCACGCCGCCCAGGTGGCCCAGCAGCTGCCGCACCGTCACCGGCCACTGCTTCACCGGGTACTCGGGCACCAGCGTGTGGATGTCCGCGTCCAGGTCCAGCTTGCCCGCCTGCGCCAGCTGCATCACGGCCACCGCCGTGAAGGACTTGGTGATGGACGCCATGCGGTACGTGGTGCGCACCGTGGCCGGCAGCTTCTTCGCCAGGTCGCGGTAGCCGTAGCCGTTCATCCACCGCTGGCCGCCCCGCATCACACCCACGGACAGGCCCGCGGTGGGGCCCTGCTTCAGGTCCGCGCGCACCAGCGCGTCCAGCGCGCGCTGCACCTCCGGCGGGAACTCGGAGGCCTTCGCGCCCGGCTCCGGCGCGACCTTCGCGCTGGACTCCGGTGGCGACGCGGGCTTTTCAGCGGGCTCGGAGGGCGCCGCCTCCGGCTTCGGCGCGGCGGCGGGAGCCTGCGCCACGGGAGCAGGCTTCGCGGCGGGCACCTGCGCGAACGCGGGGCCTGCCTCCAACAACAAACACAGCGCGACGAAGAGCCGCTTCATGGCACCGCCTCCGCGGTCTGGCCGCTTCCACTGCCCGCCGGTGCATCTTCACGCGAGGACGTGAGCGCCGGGGCCGGCACCGCGCCCTCGTTCGCCCATCCCGCCAGCAGCGCGTCCGAGACCAGCTGCCCCAGCAGGTCCAGTCCCTGACCGCGCGGATGCACCAGGTCCTCGTGCATGAACCCCGCCTGATGGAAGCGCGCGAGCGACCCCGCGCCGCCCATCGCCGTGTAGAGGTTGAAGAAGCCGCAGCCCTCGGCGAGCGCCACCTCGCGCTCGGCCTGGATGGCGGCCTCCAGGAACGGCCGCTGCGTCAGGGGCTTGCCCTTCGCGTGGCCGTCCTGCACCGCGTCCATGGGCCCCACCACCATGCACGCGCTGCCGGGCGCGGCGGCGCGGGCGCGGCGCAGGAGCGCGGCCAGGTCCTGGCGCACGGTGGGCAGGTCCGTGCGCTTCCACTCCAGGCGCTTGGACTCATTGCCCCCCAGGAAGAAGAGCAGCAGCTTCGGGTCGCGCTGCGCGAGCTGCGCCTTCAGCGCGTCCTCCTCCAGCCGCGCATACAGCGTGGCGTCCGCGGACGGCACGCCGAGCATGTCCAGCACGACGCCGGGCGCGTCCTTTTGCAGCACAACGCCCTGCACGATGGCGCCCTTGCCTTCCGCGGTGACGTCCAGCCACTTCGCGCCCGCGGGCAGGTCGAAGGACGTGGTGCGGCTGGCACCGTCCCCCTGCGGCTCCGTGCGCGCGAGCACCGCTCCGTCCACGGACACGACCAGGCGGCCCGCGCCCTTCACGTCCTTCCACCACAGCGTCCCGCGCGGCTCGCCGTCCAGCTTGAAGCGGCCCCGGGCGCGGTTCTCGGTGGCCACGTGGTACACGCCGGTGATGCCGAACGGGTGCGGCGGCGCGTGCAGCTCGCCCAGCGTGCGCGGCTGCCAGCCGTTGCTCACGGCGGCCGTGCGCGACCGTCCACCGTAGGGCGCCATGCGGTCCACCAGCAGCGCGCCCCGGCCCGCGTGGCCGAAGCCCGCCACCAGCTCGTCGCGGACCACGTCCACGATGCGGTCCCCCGCGATGAGCGAGTTGCCGAACGCGGCGACGACCGTGGGCGTCTTCGCCGTGCCCTCCAGCAGCCCGTCCAGCGCGCGGAAGAACGGCGTCAGCGCGGACCGCGCGCAGCCGGTGTCACTCGGCTCCACGCACGGATCCTCCACCGCGCCGCCCGGTGCCTTCAGCCGCGTGGCCAGCGCGTGCAGGTGTCCCGCGCGCTCGGTGGTGGGCGGCAGGGCGCGGAACGCGGAGCGCCCCGTGCTCCGGGCCGGCGCGGACACGCTCGCGGAAGAGGGCACCACCGAGGGAGCAGCGGCCGCCGTCAGCTCGCGTGCGGACTCCGAGGTCGCGGGCCGCGCGGATGTCGCCGCCTCACCCGACGAGGGCTGCGCGGAAGCCACTCCGTCGTGGGACGCGAGCTGCGCGGATGCGGGCCGTGCGGACGTGGCCTCGACGGAAGCGGGTCGCGCGGCACTCGCCTCCGGCGGCGGCGCGGAGTCCGTCGCGGGAGCCGTCGTCAGGGGGAACCGGTGTGGGGGTGTGCGGGACTCGCACCCGGGGAGCAGCGCCCCCGCCAGGACAGCGAGCAACCCCGCCCGCCGGAGCCCCCGCGAGACATCGGGAACCTTCATGTGGCCCGCGAGCGTAGACGAAAGGCCGGGGGTGCGCATGTTCTGGACCCCACGCTCGGCCGCCTTGCGGGCCGCCCCGGCGTGGCTTCCCGGACATCGCATCCGTCCTGCATCACACGCTCCGCCCGGACGCCCGCGAGCAAGAACCGAATTTCCCGCAGCCCAGCGCGAATGCAGGGTCCGACCGCGAACATGGTCCCTTCACATGGCGAGGTGCGCCCCCAAATTATCCGCCGCGAATATGGGCAAGAACCGGCTCACAACGTGGACGAAGCTCCACCGGCGATTTGGCGACCACGTGCGCCGCATGCGCAACAGCCGCTCGCTCACGCAGGAGGCGCTCGCCGAGCGCAGCGACCTGTCGGTGGACGCCATCCGCCGCATCGAGCGGGGCGCCTTCTCTCCGTCGCTCGACACGCTGGGCAAGCTGTCCGTGGGGTTGGACGTGTCGCTGAAGACCCTCTTCCATTCCTTCGACCTGGAGCGCACCGACGGCGTGGCGGAGATCTGCGACTTTCTCGCGGGCCGCTCCGGCTCCGAATTGAAGCTCGCGTGGCGCGTGCTCCAGGCCATGTTCGACGAGCCCTGAAGCGCGCCCTCGTGCCGGTCGCACCCGGCAGATGTTCCCTGTCACCCCGGCCGCGTTTGCCCTATGCGTCGGGGCAGATGAGCCGCGCGCCTCCCACCCTCCTCCTCGTCGAGGACGACAGCGACCTGCGCGACGCGCTCGTGGAGATCCTCCACGCCGAAGGGCACACCGTCGTCGCCAGGGCGACGGGTGACGAGGCGCTCTCCTGGCTGGAAGCCCACTCTGTCCCCGCGCTGGTGCTCGTGGACATGTGGACGCCGCGCAAGGACAGCTGGCGGCTGCTGGACGCCCTGCACCACCAGCCGCGCTTCGCGGACCTCCCCGTCGTGGCCATCAGCTCCAGCGAGGAGCGCCACCCCGCCATCCGCGAGGTGCTCTCCAAGCCCTTCGACCGGGAGGCGCTGCTCGCCGGGGTGCGCCGCTTCGTGCACGCGCTGCACTGACGCGCTCAGCCGCCGGGGGCCCGCTGGACCAGCCGCCCCGCCACGCCCGGATCCAGCCGGAACGAGTCGAAGAAGCGGTCCGCGTCCTTCGGCGCACGCCCCTCCGGGTGCAGCAGCAGCTGCTGGTACAGGCGCGGGCCCACCATGAAGAAGCGGCCCCGCAGGCGGCGCGGACCGGACAGTCCCCCCACCTCCTGGCCCGGGAAGCCGCCCTCCATCTCCAGCGGCTTCGCGGTGATGGCGGTCGCGCCCAGGGCCTCCAGCGCGCCCTGGCTGGCGCGGTCCACCACGTCGCGCGGGCTCACCTGCGCCACGGCCGCGGGCGGGAAGTCCGTATAGGAGACGTAGTAGGCGGTGTCCTCCTGCGCGCGCGCGGCGATGAACGTGTGCAGCGTCACCTCGCCCACGTCCGTGGGCTGCACGCGCCGCTCCTCCGTGACGGGGCCGGGGAACGTCACGCTGAAGCCCCCTTCCGGGGACTGGACGACGGAGGACGGCACCTCCCGCACGGGCTCGGCGGCGGACACGGGGGGCTCGGTCTGGGTGCGCCCCGCGCACCCTCCCAGCACCAGCAGGGCGGCGGCCAGCGGCACGGCCCGGTGGGAACGCTTCATCATCCAGACGGCTCCTGACATGGGGCCGCAAGGTACGCCCTGCCCCGCCCGGGCGCATCCCTTCGCGTCACCCGGGCACGCTTCAGGCAACGCTTCCCCCCGCCCTCAGTGCATCGTGCCGGCGGGTTCCTCCTCGTCGGCGGGCGGGGGCGGCTCCGGCGGGCCGGCGGAGGACACCCGGGCCAGGTGGACGCGGAACACGGAGCCCCGGCCGGGCTGGCTCTCCACCTCGATGTGGCCGCCGTGCGCCTCGATGATCCGCCGCGACACCGACAGCCCCAGCCCCACGCCCGGGGCGCGCTGCTTCGCGTTGCCCGCGCGCTGGAACGGGATGAAGAGGCCCTTGAGGTCCTCCGGCGACATGCCGATGCCCTGGTCCGCCACGGCCATCACCACCTGCTCGGCGTCCCCGCGCACGGACACCTCCACGCGGCTGCCCGAGGGGGAGTACTTGAGCGCGTTGCTCACCAGGTTGGTCAGCACCTGCTCCAGCCGGGCGGGGTCCGCGCGCACCAGCACCGGGGTGTCCGGCGTCACCAGCTCCAGCGTGTGCCCGGAGTCGCCGGACTGGTACAGCTCCACCACGGAGCGCGCCAGCTCGCGCGTGTCGCGCACCTCCGGCTGGAGCTCCAGCTTGCCGGCCTCGATGCGGGTCGCGTCCAGCAGGTCCCCCACCATCCGGTCCAGGCGCGCCACCTGCCGGCGCACCAGCGCCAGCGTGCGCTGCATCCGCTCCGCCGTCATCTCTCCGCGGCCCGTCAGCGACGTGGACAGCTTCAGCGCGGACAGGGGGTTGCGCAGGTCGTGCGCCACGCCGGCCAGGAACGCCAGCTGCTGCTCCTGCTGGTGGGTGAGGCTGTCCGCCATCTCGTTGAAGGTGTGCGCCATGTCGCGGATCTCCGACGGGCCCTGCTCGGGCGCGCGCAGGTGCCGCCCGCCCCGGCCGAAGCCGGACATCGCCTGCCGCAGCGCCGTCACCGGGCGCAGCGCGAAGCGCCGCAGCCAGAAGATGACCAGCCCCAGCGTCATCATCAGCAGCAGGCCCAGCACCAGCCCCAGCACATTGGCCGTCTCGCTCCAGTACGCCGCGCGCTGCCGGGCCTCCTGTGCCTGGCCCACGTTGATCTGGATGAGCCGCTCCAGCGAGCGCAGCGCCGCGTCCAGCGACGCCATGGCCGCCGCGTCGTGCTGGGCCGCGGAGAGCCCCGGACCGAGCGGCGCCTGCTGCGCGTGCAGGTAGGCGTACACCTGCGTCTGGACCTCCGCCACCATCCCGCGCTCCTCCTGGGTGGAGGCGGTGCCGTGCATCTCCACCAGCTGGCGGCGCAGGTCGGCTTCAATCTGCGGCGGCGAGCGCCCGCGCGACGGGTCCGCGAGGATGGGAGCGCCCGGCAGCGCCACGAGGCGCGAGTGGACGAGCAGGTCCACCTCCAGCTCCTCGGCCTGACGGACGCCTTCCACGGATTCACTCAGCGTGGAAGCCATGCGTTCCAGGGCGGTTGTCAGCACCACGAGCAGGGTGGCGGCCACCAGGGTGAGCAGCACCAGCCCGCCCACCACGGTGGAGAAGAAGGCGCGCAGGCTCATCGCGCCTCCTGTGCGGGCCTCCAGCCGACGTGACCGGTCATGTTCGGGCATCCTCCCTCCGGGCCCACGCCAACCCATCTGGTCGCCGCCCTGTTCCTGAGGAAAGCAACAAGCGTCCGATATCGTGGATTCGCGCCCCGGATGCGGGCAGGCCCACGGCTGACGTGGCCCCCAAAAGGAGCCGGCCTCCCGAGGCCCGGCCATGCTAGTCAGCACGCACAACGCGGCTCGATGCGCCCTCCCCCGGACTTTCGGGCGCCCCCCACCTGCTTGAAGAGGTCACCCGATGGATCTGCTCGCACCACCGGCCCGCACGCTGAACTTCGACGCCTTCTGGCGTTGGCTCCAGGAGCACACCAACTGCATCCTGCGCTGTGGCTCCCCCGACATGACGTTGTTCGACCATGACGACTTCCACTGGATGCTGATGGAAGAGGAGCGACAGCACGTCCTCCAGCTCATCAAGGGCAAGTCGCTGGTGGGCGAGATGGTGATGGTGGGCCGTGAAATCTCCGAGGTCACCATCTCCCCGGATCCGGACGCGGATCCGCAGGCGGGCCACTTCCTGGCGGAGCTGATGGGGGGCCCCAAGGAGGACCCGCAGGTGCTGTACCACTTCATCATGGCCCACGGCATCGAGCCGGTCGCCGGCCACCAGGGCTTCAAGCACTAGGCGTCTGTTGGACTCCAAGGCCCGCCCCCTGGCAAGCCGCTACCTGCCTGGCCTGCCCTTCGGGGGGTGACTCCGGGGGGGCACCTCGAGGAGCTCGTGTTCCTCGCGCGCGAGCATCGTCGTCAGCAGCGGGTGCTGGAACCTTCGCTCCGCCGTGATGGCATAGAACGTCTCGAAGAGCCCCGGAACCACGCAGTGCTCGTGCAGCACGCCCTCGCGGAGCTCGTCGCGAACCACGACGGACGGCACCAGCGCGAACGCATGGGTATCGCGCGCCAGGAGCCGCATCGTCGCCATGTCGTCCACCTCGGCCAGGGTGCGGACGCGCACGCCGAGCTGCTCGCACAGCGCATCGAACTCCGAGCGGATGGCGCTCTCCCGGCCGGGGACGATCATCGGCGCGTCGGTGAGGCTCTGCGGAAAGCGGAAGCCCTTCTGGCGCTTCGACCCGACGATGCTGACCGGCTGCCGCGCGATGCGCCGGCAACCGAGGCGGCCGCCCGGCTCCCGCGAGGGCGGCCGGTTCGCCAGGACGAGATCGACCGCGTGGTCCTCGAGCCGGAGCAGCAGCTCCGCCAGCCCCCCGGACTCGAGGCAAAGGCGCACGTGGGGCTGTTCCAGGAGCGGCTTGACGAATGACTCCTGGAAGTTTCGCGACAGCGTGGCGACCGCGCCAATGCGCAGCACCTGCCCGGACTGCCGGCCGTGCTGGAGCGTCGAGACCAACTGGCTGCCCGCCGTGAAGATCTCCTCGGCGTAGGCGAGCGCGATCTCCCCGGCCTCCGTGAGCACGAGCCGGCGCCCGGCCCTGCGGAACAGCGCGTTGCCCAGCTGCGCCTCCAGCTGCTGGATTTGAGACGACAGCGCTGACTGCGCCACGCACAGGCGCGCCGCCGTCCTCGTCAGGTTGCCGTCCTTCGCGACCGCCCAGAAGTAGCGAAGGTGGTGGAAGTTGATCTGCTCGACGTTCACGTTCCATCTCCCAAAGAGAACGGTATGAGCCTTTTTATGTGTTTTTCAAGAACCGATGCGCCTGGGTACACAGCGCCGCATGAACACGCCCGAGGAGTGGTCGTTCGTCGTCCCCGTCATCGCCCTGGCGATTCCCGTGACCCTCGCGCTTGCCGCGGTCATCTCACCCCGGCGCGCCGGACTCGCGAGCGGCGCCGCGCTGGGGCTGGCGCTTCTCGTGACCGGCGGTGCCGCGCTGACGTGGGGCGCGGCAACGCAAATGGGTCCGCGTCTGGGGGTGCGCGTCGACGCCGTCACCTGCGTCATGCTGCTCCTGGTCGCCACCCTCGGGGCCATCATCGTCCGCTACTCGCGGACCTATCTCCAGGGCGCCCCCGGGCTCGTGAGGTACCTGCGCTGGTTGTTGCTGACGCTGAGCGCCGTCACCGCGCTGGTCATCGCGAACAACCTGCTCGTCGTGGTGCTGGGTTGGACCGCGACGAGCGTCGCGCTGCACCAGTTGCTGACGTTCTATCGCGAGCGCCCCGCCGCGCTCGTCGCGGCGCACAAGAAGTTCCTCGTCAGCCGGCTCGCTGACCTCTGCCTCCTGGGCTGCCTCGCGCTCGTCCATCAAGACGTGGGCAGCCTCGAGCTTGACCGCATCGCGGCCTGGGCTGGAGCGCATCCAACGCTGTCCCCTTCGATGCAGGCCGCCGCGGTGCTGCTCGTCATCGCAGTGGCGCTGCGGTCCGCGCAGCTCCCGTTCCACGGCTGGTTGCTCCAGGTGATGGAGGCCCCGACCCCGGTCTCCGCGCTCCTGCACGCAGGCGTCGTGAACATCGGCGGCTTCGTCCTGCTGCGGCTCGCACCGTGGATGGCTCACGCGGCGCTCGCGCAGCTGCTCCTCGTGGTCATCGGGCTCGGCTCTGCCCTCATCGCCGCCCTCGTCATGACGACCCGGGTCAGCGTGAAGGTCTCGCTCGCCTGGTCCACGTGCGCGCAGATGGGGTTCATGCTGGTGCAGTGTGGCCTGGGCTTGTGGCACCTGGCGTTGCTGCACCTTGTCGCGCACTCCCTCTACAAGGCCCACGCCTTCCTGAGCGCGGGGACGGCCGTCGACGAATGGCGGCTGCGCGCCATGACGAAGCAACCGCCCCCGCCATCGTGGGGCCGCCTCGGCATCGGGGTCCTCGTGGCGGCCGGGAGCGCGGCGCTCTGTGTCCTTGTCTTGCGGCACGCCGCCGCCTTGCGCCCGGCCGATGAGCGCTCCGTTGCCCTGCTCGCGCTCGTCGTCAGCCTCTCCCTGGTCCCGCTGCTCACCCGAAAGACGACCGGCATCTTCACGGCCGCCGGCGTGGCACTGCGCGTGAGCGGAGTCGTCCTGCTCTATGTCGGTTGGCACGCGGCCGCGGCGCAGCTGATGCCCTCGCGGGACGCGACGCCGAACGGTCCCGTCTGGGTCCTGGTCGGCCTGGGCTTCGTTGGCCTCTTCGCCATGAAGGCAACCCTCCAGCTGTTCCCGGAGGGGCGGCTCGCGCGTGCCGTCTACCCCTGGCTGTTCGCCGGCCTCTACCTCGACGAACGCTTCACCCGCCTCACCTTCCGCGTCTGGCCGCCCCGGCTCCAGCGGCGGTCGGAGTCCGCTCCCGCAACCCGCATCCAGGAAACCCTCGAGGCCCACACATGAGCACGCCCAACGCCGCCGCCATGGCTCGAAGCCAGGAGCCCTCCGTCACGAGCGCCTCGCCCGACCCGCGCCTCGACGAAGTCTTCCAGCGCGCCTGCGCGCGGATCGCCCCGACCTGGCCACTCGACCGCTTCATCGCCGTCAATCCCTTCTGGGGGCTGATCGACTCGCGGCTCCCGGAGGTCGCGGCACGGCTGCAGTCCCTGTCCGGCGCGCGGCTGCTCATGCCGCGCTCGTGGTACCGGCAGGCCTATCGCGAGGGCCGCCTCCGCGACGAACATCTCCAGGCCGCGCTCGACGCGAGCGATTCGACCGCGTCGCTCACCCACCTCCGTGCGCTGCTCGAGCAGGACGAGCCGGCGCCCACGACGCGCGCTCGCGTCGTGGACGTGGTGGACGCGGGGCGAGACCTGGTCCACGAGGCGTCGTGGCGCGGCTTCATCACCCAGAGCGTCAGCCAGTTCTGCGCGGGCTACTTCGACGAGGGGCAGGCGCAGCTGGGGCCTCCGCGGGACCGTGGGCTGTACGCGAGCTGGCGGCAGCATGCGATGACAGACCGGAGCCCGGCGCTGCTCATGCGCGCGACGTCCTACCGGAGGCACGCCAGTGCGCTCCCCGCGACCGCCCGCGAGCTCGCCCGGACCGCGCTCGCGGCGCTCGAGGTCCCGCCGCGAGAGCAGGAGAACTACCTCTGGAGCCTGCTGCTGGAGCAGAACGGCTGGGCGTCCTGGTGCGCGTACCGGCGCTGGACCGCGCGGCTCCAGGGAAGCGACGACGACACGCTCCACGACCTCGCCGCGATTCGCCTCGCCTGGGAGTGGATGCTCTACCGCGCCGGCGGAGACGCGGTCGCCCGGAGCTGGAAGACCGCCATGGCGAATTGGACGCAGGTTGACGCCGCGGCGGCGGCTTCCCGCTCCAGCGATTGGCTGCTCCAGGCGGCGCTGGAGATCGCGTGGCGAGAGCCCGTCCTGCGCGCGCTCCCGGCCGGTCTTCGCACCCCGCGCCGCACGGCCCCGTCGGTGCAGGCCGTCTTCTGCATCGACGTGCGCTCGGAGGTCTTTCGACGCGCCCTCGAGGCCATCGCGCCTTCGGCCCACACGCTCGGCTTCGCCGGCTTCTTCGGCGTTCCGATGGACTACCAGCCGCTCGGGGCCGCCGCTGCGCGTCCGCAGCTGCCTGGACTCCTCGCGCCTCGCCTGCGCGCATCGGACACGGGGCTGGGGCCGGACGCTGAAGCGCGACGTGCCGGGCACTTCGACCTCGCCGCCGCGTGGAGGACGTTCAAGACGGACGCGCTGTCGACCTTCACGTTCGTCGAAGCGCTCGGGCTCACCTACGCAGGAAAGCTCGTCAGGGACAGCCTCGGCCTGGGAGGGGCGCAGCGCCTCGACAGCGTCGGGCTTTCCCGCGAAATGGACGCCAGGCGCAAGCCCCGCGTGAGCGGTGCGGTGGATGGCGGGCCCCTGGAGCCCGAGGCGCGCTGCGACCTCGCCGCGGGCATGCTCCGCGGCATGAGCCTGACCCACGACTTCGCGCGGTTCGTCCTGCTCGTGGGACACGGCAGCGCCACCCGCAACAACCCCCACGCGGCGGGGCTCGACTGCGGGGCGTGCTGCGGACAGACCGGCGAGGTCAACGCGCGTGCCGCCGCGGCACTGCTCAACGAGCCCGAGGTGCGAAAGGGGCTCGCGAAGAGGGGAATCCACGTCCCCGAGAGCACGTGGTTCGTGGCGGCGCTCCACCACACGACCACCGACGAGGTGGAGCTGTTCGACGTCGACGAGTCGCCGCCGGCCTATCGCGTGGACCTCGACGCGCTCCGGGCGTGGCTCGCGGAGGCGGGGGCCCGCGCGCGGACCGAGCGCGCCCGCCTGCTGGGGCTCGAGGGTGTCGGGCCTTCGAGGCTGCACCAGGCCATTCGCGCGAGGACCACCGACTGGGCCCAGGTTCGCGCCGAGTGGGGGCTCGTGAACAACGCGGCGTTCATCGTCGCGCCACGCGAGCACTGCCGTCACCTGGACCTTCAGGGGCGCGCGTTCCTCCACGAGTACCGGCACCAGGAGGATGAAGGCTTCGCCGTCCTCGAGCTGATCATGACGGCCCCGATGGTCGTCACGCACTGGATCAACTTCCAGTACTACGCGTCCACGGTCGACAACGCGCGCTACGGCAGCGGGGACAAGGTGCTGCACAACGTCGTCGGCGGCCATCTCGGCGTCTTCGAGGGGAACGGCGGCGACCTTCGGATTGGACTGCCGATGCAGTCCGTACACGATGGTGAGCGGTGGGTGCACACGCCGCTCAGGCTGAGCGTGTTCATCGAGGCGCCGCGCGCCGCGATCGCCGCGGTGCTGGACAAGCACGCGCACGTCCAGGCGCTCGTCACCAATGGATGGCTCTCGCTCTTCCAAATCGATGAAGAGGAGTGCGCCATCCACGCCCTGCGCGGCGGGCGCTGGCACCGCGAGGCGCCCTCGAGCGACTCAGCGCCAACGCAGCGGGCCTGACGGACGCACACGCGCACGGCCAACGACAGGCCCGGCCTCCTTCTGCCCGCGAACCGGGCCTCACCCTGCTAGCGCGCCACGCGCTCGATGGCCTCCACCGCCGCGTGGACGCCGTTGACCCATTCGCCAGGCCGCGCGCGGGGCCCGCCCTGGAGCAGGAGCTGGAGCACGGACGCGACCTTCGCCTCCAGCTCCGCCGCGTCCCCCACCCGCTCCGCCTCCGTCAGCCGCAGGGCCTGCCGGTCGTAGAGCCGGGGCCGCGCCCAGGCCACCAGCGGCGTCCCGGTGGCCCGGGCCTCCTGCACGGTGTTGTAGCCGCCCGCCCCCACCAGCACGTCCACGCCTCGCAGCACCGCGAGCGCCGGCCAGACGGCCAGCCCCGACGCGTGGGCCGTGGGAACCAGCCACCGCACCACCGCCCGCCCGTCGAGCGACACGCGCAGCCGGTCCGCGGTCGCCCCGGTCTCCGCCACCTCCTCCTCGCGGCCGCAGCCCATCACCGCCACCACGGGCCGCGCGTCCCCGTCCTCCAGGCCCAGCCGCCGCCGGGCCTCGTCGCGGGGCATCAGCGCGTCCGCGTCCAGCAGCAGCCACGGCGCCGTGCGCACCGCGCGCGGGTGGTGCGCGAAGGGCGCGTCCTCCCCGGGCACGACGAGCAGGTCGAACGCGTCCGCGGCGCGGGCCACGTCGAAGCGCTCCACGTAGACGGGGGTCAGGTCGCGGTGCACCAGCACGCGCGGCGCATTCACCGTGGGCAGCAGCGTCACCAATTCTCCAGCGAGCCCCCGGGGGAAGGTGTCCACCACCAGCACGTCCGGTGTGGCCTCCGCGAGCCACGCGCCCACCGCCGCCACGGTGGCGGCCTTGTCCAGCCGCGCGTCCACGCGGTGCACGGTGGCGCCGGGGCCCAGCCACGACTCCAGCGGCAGGCCGGGAGCGAACGGGCTGTTGGTGAGGACGTCCACCACATGGCCCCGGGCCACGGCCGCGCGGGCCAGGGCCGCGGCGCGCGTCAGGTGCCCCAGGCCTCCTCCGAGCGCGTAGAGGCGCCAGTGCTGACGTCGCGCGGCCACGCTCAGCTACCGCCCAGGTCCTCCTCGAAGGAGGCGTCGTCCTCGCGCCGCACGCTCTCGCCGTCGGCCTCGGTGAAGTCGTTGGTGTCGCGGGAGGAGGACGACGCACCGGAGCCGCTCCACGCGTCCCGGCCGTAGTAGCCGTAGTCCTCGTAGTAGTAGCTGGGGTCGTCCTCGTCGGCGGTGTCGGAGCCGTCGCGGTTCTCGTCGCCGTTGTCGGCGGCGCGCGCGCACGTCACGCAGACCGTCTCCTCGCCGTCGAGCGTGCGCTGGTGCAGCGCGCAGATGGGCTTCTGGCAGCGCATGCACTGCGTGGACGCCCCGCGCTCACAGGGGTGGGAGAAGAGGAAGCCGGAGGTCTCCAGGCACTGCTCGGCGGACGGGAAGGAAGGGGACATGGCGTTGAAGGCTCAGGGCGACGCGGCGCCCGCGGGAGACTGGAGGCGGAAGAGCAGGGCCATGCGCACGGGCAGGTCCAGCGAGGAGAAGCCCAGGCACGCGGCGGCTTCCGGGGACACCGGCTGCTTGGTGGCGAGCACCGTCTTGCCGGACGGGTCGCGCAGGGACAGCTTGCCGTCGCGCACCTTCACGTGGACCTCCTCCGCGCCGGACGCGCCCTTCACGGACGCGCCGCCGCCGTCGGAGGCCACGGTGTAGAGCACCGCGCCCTGGGCGTCCGTGAGCTTCCACCCGGCGCCCTCGCGCGTCAGCGTGTAGCGCACGGCCGAGCGCGCGGCGTCCTTCACCTGGAACGCATCCGGCCCGCCCGTGACATAGGCCAGCACCGCGTCGTCCGGGCCGGACACCTTGAGCTCGCCGCCCTTCCACTTGTAGCGGGCAAGCTCGTGGTCCTCGCCGTCGACGAGCTTCGCGCCGTCCTCCTTGGGCTTGAGCGAGAAGCGCTCGCGGTCGTCGCCGTCCTTGAACTTGAGCTTGACGCCGGCCTCCTTCGGCTCGGCGGCGGAAGCGGCGGCGGTGGCGGGCATCGCCTGCGTGTGCGGAGCGCCAGAGGCGGGAGCACCGCCCTGCGAACAGGCCGAGGCCCCGAACACACCAAGGCCCACGAGGAACAGGACACGAAGCTTCACGACGTGGACCTCACGTTCCCGGGCTGGCCCTGGGAGCTGGAGTGGTTGAGCACCTGGCAGAGGCTCAAGAGCATCATCGTCGCGGTGCGCGACGCATCCGTCTTCGGGGCGCCCGCCTTCCGGGCCTTGCCTGGCGGCACCTCGGACGGGGCCGGGGCCTGGGCCACCCAGTCCTCGTCCAGCAGCACGCGCAGCTCCAGCCGGTCCTCGGCCACGAGCACCCACTTCAGCGTGGAGCCGGAGGGCAGCCGCACGGCATCCCGCGTGCGCTTT includes these proteins:
- a CDS encoding GDSL-type esterase/lipase family protein; the protein is MKVPDVSRGLRRAGLLAVLAGALLPGCESRTPPHRFPLTTAPATDSAPPPEASAARPASVEATSARPASAQLASHDGVASAQPSSGEAATSARPATSESARELTAAAAPSVVPSSASVSAPARSTGRSAFRALPPTTERAGHLHALATRLKAPGGAVEDPCVEPSDTGCARSALTPFFRALDGLLEGTAKTPTVVAAFGNSLIAGDRIVDVVRDELVAGFGHAGRGALLVDRMAPYGGRSRTAAVSNGWQPRTLGELHAPPHPFGITGVYHVATENRARGRFKLDGEPRGTLWWKDVKGAGRLVVSVDGAVLARTEPQGDGASRTTSFDLPAGAKWLDVTAEGKGAIVQGVVLQKDAPGVVLDMLGVPSADATLYARLEEDALKAQLAQRDPKLLLFFLGGNESKRLEWKRTDLPTVRQDLAALLRRARAAAPGSACMVVGPMDAVQDGHAKGKPLTQRPFLEAAIQAEREVALAEGCGFFNLYTAMGGAGSLARFHQAGFMHEDLVHPRGQGLDLLGQLVSDALLAGWANEGAVPAPALTSSREDAPAGSGSGQTAEAVP
- a CDS encoding serine/threonine protein kinase, with the translated sequence MDLLAPPARTLNFDAFWRWLQEHTNCILRCGSPDMTLFDHDDFHWMLMEEERQHVLQLIKGKSLVGEMVMVGREISEVTISPDPDADPQAGHFLAELMGGPKEDPQVLYHFIMAHGIEPVAGHQGFKH
- a CDS encoding HAMP domain-containing sensor histidine kinase, which gives rise to MSLRAFFSTVVGGLVLLTLVAATLLVVLTTALERMASTLSESVEGVRQAEELEVDLLVHSRLVALPGAPILADPSRGRSPPQIEADLRRQLVEMHGTASTQEERGMVAEVQTQVYAYLHAQQAPLGPGLSAAQHDAAAMASLDAALRSLERLIQINVGQAQEARQRAAYWSETANVLGLVLGLLLMMTLGLVIFWLRRFALRPVTALRQAMSGFGRGGRHLRAPEQGPSEIRDMAHTFNEMADSLTHQQEQQLAFLAGVAHDLRNPLSALKLSTSLTGRGEMTAERMQRTLALVRRQVARLDRMVGDLLDATRIEAGKLELQPEVRDTRELARSVVELYQSGDSGHTLELVTPDTPVLVRADPARLEQVLTNLVSNALKYSPSGSRVEVSVRGDAEQVVMAVADQGIGMSPEDLKGLFIPFQRAGNAKQRAPGVGLGLSVSRRIIEAHGGHIEVESQPGRGSVFRVHLARVSSAGPPEPPPPADEEEPAGTMH
- a CDS encoding helix-turn-helix domain-containing protein, with the protein product MGKNRLTTWTKLHRRFGDHVRRMRNSRSLTQEALAERSDLSVDAIRRIERGAFSPSLDTLGKLSVGLDVSLKTLFHSFDLERTDGVAEICDFLAGRSGSELKLAWRVLQAMFDEP
- a CDS encoding LysR substrate-binding domain-containing protein produces the protein MNVEQINFHHLRYFWAVAKDGNLTRTAARLCVAQSALSSQIQQLEAQLGNALFRRAGRRLVLTEAGEIALAYAEEIFTAGSQLVSTLQHGRQSGQVLRIGAVATLSRNFQESFVKPLLEQPHVRLCLESGGLAELLLRLEDHAVDLVLANRPPSREPGGRLGCRRIARQPVSIVGSKRQKGFRFPQSLTDAPMIVPGRESAIRSEFDALCEQLGVRVRTLAEVDDMATMRLLARDTHAFALVPSVVVRDELREGVLHEHCVVPGLFETFYAITAERRFQHPLLTTMLAREEHELLEVPPRSHPPKGRPGR
- a CDS encoding response regulator, coding for MSRAPPTLLLVEDDSDLRDALVEILHAEGHTVVARATGDEALSWLEAHSVPALVLVDMWTPRKDSWRLLDALHHQPRFADLPVVAISSSEERHPAIREVLSKPFDREALLAGVRRFVHALH